GATGGATGCGGCAAAAAAGGGGATGAAGGAAACACTCGCTCATTACATCGGGGTTGTCTCATAAGGAGGATTTTATTATGTATAAAAAAGAAGCATTTTCACCGTTCATGGCAGTCAATCCCAAGTCATACTTTTGGGGAAAGACGATATTGGAGCTTGCGCTTCAATGTGACAAAATTGCCGAGGAGACGGGTGTCACGATCTATTTCACTTGCCCCTTTACCGATATCCGAATGGTCAAGGAAGCAACCAAGATCATTCAGGTCACTGCGCAGGGCATGGAGGCGCTTCGACCCGGACGCGGCATCGGGCATATCCTACCGGAGTCTTTGAAAGAGGCGGGGGCGGACGCGGTCTTTTTAAACCACGCAGAGAATCCTATGACCATCTCAGAGCTCTATCGGACGATGAGACGTGCGAAAGAGCTGGATATCTTCACCATCGTATGTGCGGACTCTGTGGCGGAAGCGAAGGCGATCGCCATGCTGGAACCCGACATTGTTCTTGCAGAGCCTACAGATCTCATTGGTACGGGAGAAACGGCGGATGATTCCTATATCAAGGATACGGTCAGGGAGAT
This portion of the Selenomonas sp. TAMA-11512 genome encodes:
- a CDS encoding triose-phosphate isomerase; the protein is MYKKEAFSPFMAVNPKSYFWGKTILELALQCDKIAEETGVTIYFTCPFTDIRMVKEATKIIQVTAQGMEALRPGRGIGHILPESLKEAGADAVFLNHAENPMTISELYRTMRRAKELDIFTIVCADSVAEAKAIAMLEPDIVLAEPTDLIGTGETADDSYIKDTVREIRAVDPDVGIMIASGITTAEDCYRVVALGADGTGSTSGVVKADNPAQRVREMCEAVKKAHQTKEQ